A single window of Pungitius pungitius chromosome 20, fPunPun2.1, whole genome shotgun sequence DNA harbors:
- the LOC134107811 gene encoding NACHT, LRR and PYD domains-containing protein 3-like isoform X1 has translation MEKVKKDILYTLKELKEEEFIEFKWYLKNYSSPDHQKIPPCELENADRMKTVDLMVRCYDKDSVQVAMKVLEEMQMNNLVEKLTKMNSVGELNPGGGDRGQEIFTKCQRELKSNLKEKFQSLFEGIAEAGNSTLLNEIYTELYITEGGTAEVNQEHEVRQIETASWRPSRPETTIRREDLFKASAGGKKPIRTVMTKGVAGIGKTVLTQKFTLDWAEDKDHQDIQFTFPFTFRELNVLKKKFSLVGLVHHFFSETRAAGICRFEEFQVVFIFDGLDECRLPLDFHNNEILTDVTETSSVDVLLTNLIRGKLLPSARLWITTRPAAANQIPPECVGMVTEVRGFNDPQKEEYFRKRFREEEQASRIISHIKTSRSLHIMCHIPVFCWITATVLEEVLKTREGGELPKTLTEMFIQFLEVQSKVKKIKYDGGAETDPHWSPESRKMIEALGKLAFDQLQKGHLIFYESDLTECGIDIRAASVCSGVFTQIFRKEKGLSKEVFCFVHLSVQEFLAALHVHLTFINSGVNLMVDTGFTGRLISWVAKFLYTPQPMCLYQSAVDQALQSPNGHLDLFLRFLLGLSLETNQNSLQDLLTQRISYLTIILRGLLTQTGSCSQTNQETVQYIKEKISENVSPEKSINLFHCLNELNEGSLVEEIQQSLRSGRLSTHELSPAQWSALVFILLSSQEDLEVFDLKKYSASEEALLRLLPVVKASNKAVLSDCNLSERSCEDLSSVLSSQSSSLRELDLSNNDLQDSGVKLLSDGLKSPHCDLKTLSLSGCLITEEGCASLVSALRSNPSHLRELDLSYNHPGDSGVKMLSDGLKDPHWRLETLRVEPAGVRWIRPGLRKYSCELTIDTNTVHRKLKLSDNNREVTHVEKVQSYPDHPDRFDLRPQLLCGTGLTGRCYWEVKWSGYVEVSVSYKGIKRKGSSRDCLFGHNDQSWSLICSYEGYSVRHNKTLTPITSSSPSSGRVAVYVDCPAGSLTFYRVSSDSLINLHTFSTTFTEPLYPGFLFCSGSSVSLCPL, from the exons aGATTTTCACCAAATGTCaacgtgaactcaaatccaacctgaaggaGAAGTTCCAGTCtctgtttgagggcatcgctgaAGCAGGAaactcaacccttctgaatgagatctacacagagctctacatcacagagggagggactgcagaggtcaatcaagaacatgaggtcagacagattgaaacagcatcctGGAGACCatccagaccagaaacaaccatcagacgagaagacctcttcaaagcctcagctggaggcaagaaaccaatcagaacagtgatgactaagggagtggctggcattgggaaaacagtcttaacacagaagttcactctggactgggctgaagacaaagaccaccaggacatacagttcacatttccattcaccttcagagagctgaatgtgctgaagaagaagttcagcttggtgggacttgttcatcacttcttcagtgaaaccagagcagcaggaatctgcaggtttgaagagttccaggttgtgttcatctttgacggtctggatgagtgtcgacttcctctggacttccacaacaatgagatcctgactgatgtcacagagacctcctcagtggatgtgctcctcacaaacctcatcagggggaagctgcttccctctgctcgcctctggataaccacacgacctgcagcagccaatcagatccctcctgagtgtgttggcatggtgacagaggtcagagggttcaatgacccccagaaggaggagtacttcaggaagaggttcagagaggaggagcaggccagcaggatcatctctcacatcaagacctcacgaagcctccacatcatgtgccacatcccagtcttctgctggatcactgctacagttctggaggaggtgttgaagaccagagaaggaggagagctgcccaagaccctgactgagatgttcATCCAATTCCTGgaggttcagtccaaagtgaagaagatcaagtacgatggaggagctgagacggatccacactggagtccagagagcaggaagatgatcgaggctctgggaaaactggcctttgatcagctgcagaaaggtcacctgatcttctatgaatccgacctgacagagtgtggcatcgatatcagagcagcctcagtgtgctcaggagtgttcactcagatctttagAAAGGAGAAAGGACTGTCCAAggaggtgttctgcttcgtccatctgagtgttcaggagttcctcgctgctcttcatgtccatctgaccttcatcaACTCTGGTGTCAATCTGATGGTAGACACAGGCTTTACAGGACGTTTGATCTCCTGGGTGGCTAAATTTTTATATACACCTCAACCAATGtgtctctaccagagtgctgtggaccaggccttacagagtcctaatggacacctggacttgttcctccgcttcctcctgggtctttcactggagaccaatcagaatTCCCTACAAGATCTGCTGACACAGAGAATAAGTTATTTAACGATCatcctacgaggtctgctgacacagacaggaagttgctcacagaccaatcaggagacagtccagtacatcaaggagaagatcagtgagaatgtgtctccagagaaaagcatcaatctgttccactgtctgaatgaactgaatgaaggttctctagtggaggagatccaacagtcccttagatcaggacgtctctccacacatgaactgtctcctgctcagtggtcagctctggtcttcatcttactgtcatcacaagaagatctggaggtgtttgacctgaagaaatactctgcttcagaggaggctcttctgaggctgctgccagtggtcaaagcctccaacaaagctgT actcagtgactgtaacctctcagagagaagctgtgaagatctgtcctcagtcctcagctcccagtcctctagtctgagagaactggatctgagtaacaacgacctgcaggattcaggagtgaagctgctgtctgatggactgaagagtccacactgtgacctgaagactctcag cctgtcaggctgtctgatcacagaggaaggctgtgcttctctggtctcagctctgaggtccaacccctcccacctgagagagctggacctgagctacaaccatccaggagactcaggagtgaagatgctgtctgatggactgaaggatcctcactggagactggagactctcag ggtggagcctgctggagtccgatggatcagaccaggtctgaggaagt attcctgtgaactcacaatcgacacaaacacagttcacagaaaactcaaactgtctgacaacaacagggaGGTGACACATGTGGAGAaggttcagtcatatcctgatcatccagacagatttgacctcagacctcagctgctgtgtggaACTGgactgactggtcgctgttactgggaggtcaaGTGGAGCGGATACGTTGaagtatcagtgagttacaaaggaatcaagaggaaaggaagcaGTAGAGACTGTTTGTTTGGAcacaatgatcagtcctggagtctgatcTGCTCTTATGAAGGTTACTCTGTCCGTCACAATAAGACATTAAcacccatcacctcctcctccccctcctctggtagagtagcagtgtatgtggactgtcctgctggctctctgaccttctacagagtctcctctgactcactgatcaacctccacaccttcagcaccacattcactgaacctctttatcctgggttctTGTTCTgttctggttcctcagtgtctctgtgtcctctttag
- the LOC134107811 gene encoding NACHT, LRR and PYD domains-containing protein 3-like isoform X2, translating to MPQVPGEIGELNPGGGDRGQEIFTKCQRELKSNLKEKFQSLFEGIAEAGNSTLLNEIYTELYITEGGTAEVNQEHEVRQIETASWRPSRPETTIRREDLFKASAGGKKPIRTVMTKGVAGIGKTVLTQKFTLDWAEDKDHQDIQFTFPFTFRELNVLKKKFSLVGLVHHFFSETRAAGICRFEEFQVVFIFDGLDECRLPLDFHNNEILTDVTETSSVDVLLTNLIRGKLLPSARLWITTRPAAANQIPPECVGMVTEVRGFNDPQKEEYFRKRFREEEQASRIISHIKTSRSLHIMCHIPVFCWITATVLEEVLKTREGGELPKTLTEMFIQFLEVQSKVKKIKYDGGAETDPHWSPESRKMIEALGKLAFDQLQKGHLIFYESDLTECGIDIRAASVCSGVFTQIFRKEKGLSKEVFCFVHLSVQEFLAALHVHLTFINSGVNLMVDTGFTGRLISWVAKFLYTPQPMCLYQSAVDQALQSPNGHLDLFLRFLLGLSLETNQNSLQDLLTQRISYLTIILRGLLTQTGSCSQTNQETVQYIKEKISENVSPEKSINLFHCLNELNEGSLVEEIQQSLRSGRLSTHELSPAQWSALVFILLSSQEDLEVFDLKKYSASEEALLRLLPVVKASNKAVLSDCNLSERSCEDLSSVLSSQSSSLRELDLSNNDLQDSGVKLLSDGLKSPHCDLKTLSLSGCLITEEGCASLVSALRSNPSHLRELDLSYNHPGDSGVKMLSDGLKDPHWRLETLRVEPAGVRWIRPGLRKYSCELTIDTNTVHRKLKLSDNNREVTHVEKVQSYPDHPDRFDLRPQLLCGTGLTGRCYWEVKWSGYVEVSVSYKGIKRKGSSRDCLFGHNDQSWSLICSYEGYSVRHNKTLTPITSSSPSSGRVAVYVDCPAGSLTFYRVSSDSLINLHTFSTTFTEPLYPGFLFCSGSSVSLCPL from the exons aGATTTTCACCAAATGTCaacgtgaactcaaatccaacctgaaggaGAAGTTCCAGTCtctgtttgagggcatcgctgaAGCAGGAaactcaacccttctgaatgagatctacacagagctctacatcacagagggagggactgcagaggtcaatcaagaacatgaggtcagacagattgaaacagcatcctGGAGACCatccagaccagaaacaaccatcagacgagaagacctcttcaaagcctcagctggaggcaagaaaccaatcagaacagtgatgactaagggagtggctggcattgggaaaacagtcttaacacagaagttcactctggactgggctgaagacaaagaccaccaggacatacagttcacatttccattcaccttcagagagctgaatgtgctgaagaagaagttcagcttggtgggacttgttcatcacttcttcagtgaaaccagagcagcaggaatctgcaggtttgaagagttccaggttgtgttcatctttgacggtctggatgagtgtcgacttcctctggacttccacaacaatgagatcctgactgatgtcacagagacctcctcagtggatgtgctcctcacaaacctcatcagggggaagctgcttccctctgctcgcctctggataaccacacgacctgcagcagccaatcagatccctcctgagtgtgttggcatggtgacagaggtcagagggttcaatgacccccagaaggaggagtacttcaggaagaggttcagagaggaggagcaggccagcaggatcatctctcacatcaagacctcacgaagcctccacatcatgtgccacatcccagtcttctgctggatcactgctacagttctggaggaggtgttgaagaccagagaaggaggagagctgcccaagaccctgactgagatgttcATCCAATTCCTGgaggttcagtccaaagtgaagaagatcaagtacgatggaggagctgagacggatccacactggagtccagagagcaggaagatgatcgaggctctgggaaaactggcctttgatcagctgcagaaaggtcacctgatcttctatgaatccgacctgacagagtgtggcatcgatatcagagcagcctcagtgtgctcaggagtgttcactcagatctttagAAAGGAGAAAGGACTGTCCAAggaggtgttctgcttcgtccatctgagtgttcaggagttcctcgctgctcttcatgtccatctgaccttcatcaACTCTGGTGTCAATCTGATGGTAGACACAGGCTTTACAGGACGTTTGATCTCCTGGGTGGCTAAATTTTTATATACACCTCAACCAATGtgtctctaccagagtgctgtggaccaggccttacagagtcctaatggacacctggacttgttcctccgcttcctcctgggtctttcactggagaccaatcagaatTCCCTACAAGATCTGCTGACACAGAGAATAAGTTATTTAACGATCatcctacgaggtctgctgacacagacaggaagttgctcacagaccaatcaggagacagtccagtacatcaaggagaagatcagtgagaatgtgtctccagagaaaagcatcaatctgttccactgtctgaatgaactgaatgaaggttctctagtggaggagatccaacagtcccttagatcaggacgtctctccacacatgaactgtctcctgctcagtggtcagctctggtcttcatcttactgtcatcacaagaagatctggaggtgtttgacctgaagaaatactctgcttcagaggaggctcttctgaggctgctgccagtggtcaaagcctccaacaaagctgT actcagtgactgtaacctctcagagagaagctgtgaagatctgtcctcagtcctcagctcccagtcctctagtctgagagaactggatctgagtaacaacgacctgcaggattcaggagtgaagctgctgtctgatggactgaagagtccacactgtgacctgaagactctcag cctgtcaggctgtctgatcacagaggaaggctgtgcttctctggtctcagctctgaggtccaacccctcccacctgagagagctggacctgagctacaaccatccaggagactcaggagtgaagatgctgtctgatggactgaaggatcctcactggagactggagactctcag ggtggagcctgctggagtccgatggatcagaccaggtctgaggaagt attcctgtgaactcacaatcgacacaaacacagttcacagaaaactcaaactgtctgacaacaacagggaGGTGACACATGTGGAGAaggttcagtcatatcctgatcatccagacagatttgacctcagacctcagctgctgtgtggaACTGgactgactggtcgctgttactgggaggtcaaGTGGAGCGGATACGTTGaagtatcagtgagttacaaaggaatcaagaggaaaggaagcaGTAGAGACTGTTTGTTTGGAcacaatgatcagtcctggagtctgatcTGCTCTTATGAAGGTTACTCTGTCCGTCACAATAAGACATTAAcacccatcacctcctcctccccctcctctggtagagtagcagtgtatgtggactgtcctgctggctctctgaccttctacagagtctcctctgactcactgatcaacctccacaccttcagcaccacattcactgaacctctttatcctgggttctTGTTCTgttctggttcctcagtgtctctgtgtcctctttag